A single bacterium DNA region contains:
- a CDS encoding ClbS/DfsB family four-helix bundle protein: protein MPPIENQIASFQKNVGAFERCIRSLQQDQFLKKLKRWSPRDIVAHLIGWNRSLIQGSNQIRKGELPFYDIDPGENYSKINDAFVKQFSSESREELLYEMHTSAEELVDFLRTLSPDEWDHDYGVRHKEAVITIRNSMDELIADYAHHLKQIEDWLS from the coding sequence ATGCCACCTATCGAAAATCAGATTGCTTCTTTTCAAAAAAACGTTGGTGCATTCGAAAGATGTATTCGCTCCTTGCAACAGGATCAATTTCTCAAAAAATTGAAACGTTGGTCGCCGAGAGATATTGTGGCTCACTTAATCGGCTGGAATCGGTCTTTGATTCAGGGGAGTAATCAGATTCGGAAAGGTGAGCTCCCGTTTTACGATATCGACCCGGGAGAGAATTACAGCAAAATAAATGATGCGTTCGTGAAGCAATTTTCTTCGGAGTCACGCGAAGAACTGCTGTATGAAATGCACACTTCCGCTGAGGAATTAGTCGACTTTCTGCGGACGCTGAGTCCCGATGAATGGGATCACGATTATGGAGTCAGGCACAAAGAAGCTGTGATCACGATTCGAAACAGCATGGATGAACTGATTGCAGATTACGCTCACCATCTGAAACAAATTGAGGACTGGCTCAGCTAG